The following nucleotide sequence is from Penicillium digitatum chromosome 5, complete sequence.
GCTCTCGAACACACTGCTCAGACCCTGCAATGGTACCCAGTGCACTCAGAAGACACATTGAAGCAGTTTGCACACAGAACACTGGACGATTACCTCGGGACTGTTGTTAATTTTCTGGAACATGAGGACACACTGAGGTACAGGTTCAGTATCCGTGGACAACTGAAGTTCGACCGCCCGCGTGAATGCTGCGTTTCTGTTGCAAAATTTGGATTTGAAGAGCCAGCGTACGCAGTCCTGTATATGCCATCATTTAGTCTGACTGTGCCCGAACTGGTTGCAGGGTTGCACGCAACAGCACCGCTCGATTCCTTCGACGAGGAGCCCACCACGTTTGAGGAACACGCCACTGCGATAGTGGTCCATGCAATCGTTCGAATCTATTCAAGAATGATGGGTTCCGGACGCCGGTATGGGTATATCTACACAGGGGAGGCATTGGTGTTTCTTCACATCCCTCTGCACGATTGCACAATTGTTGAATACTATCTCTGTGTTCCTGCTCGAGACGTCGATTTTCATGGTTATGATCCCCATTCAAACTGGGTTCGCCGCACGGCTTTGGGCCAAGTCCTCGCTTTCGCATTACAATCTTTAGCTGCTACTCCACCATCTCAGGAATGGCAGGATGCGGTTTATCAATCCTATCGCCCTCTCGAAGACGACTATTCAATTATCATGCCCCAAGCCCCGGATGACATTCGACTCCGCCCACCACCAGAGTTTATGTACGAAAACTCATTCTGGACTAGATTCTGGGAAAACCTTCTGCAGGCAAGGATACCAACGGGCCATACAGAAGTCCCTGGTCTACCAACCTCTGGGTCGTCAGATTTTTGCAATCCCTACTGTACCCAGGAATGCCTCCTTGGCACCTTTGAAAAGGGTGCTCTAGATGAAAACTGCCCGAATGCTGCCCAGCACGGCGTAGGAAGACACCAAATCAGCTCGCAAGAGATTTGCGACATGATGAATGAACAACTTCGGGCAAATCGGTATAGAGGATTTGAGCAGCTGCACATTGTCGGTCGAACCTGTTATCTGTTAAAAGCATCTTTGCTGTCTCACGGGTATACTATGTTGATCAAGGCTACCAGTGCCAGCAGGTCGCACAAAATCAATACTGAATTGAATAACTATGAGAGCCTTATGTCCTTGCAGGGATCACAAATCCCTGTATGTCTTGGGATGTTTTCGCCTAAGATCCCATATTGGTATCATGGGGTTCAAATGGAGTACATGCTGCTCCTCAGTTGGTCTGGAATTCGAACGGATCAACATGTCACCCTTGAAACTTCTCAGTTCCTTGATCAGGAGATGCGGAAACTTCAGGACAAACTTCAAGAGCATGGAGCTGTTCAGAAAGATTCCGCTTTCCGCAACTTGCTGTGGAATCCAATGTCACAATCCTTTGTGATGGTTGACTTGGAAGATTTGAAGTGGCTGACGAGAAGTGCAAAAAGTTCCGAGGGGCATGAAAGCCAGCAGGCACAATTCAACACAGATGAAATCCAGTCCAGTGGCTATCTTGGAGATGCTGAGAAGTAATCTTCGATTATGGCGCTCACAACATGTGAAAGAAAGGGTTGGTTGTGTTAGAAGAAAAGGCACCGTAAAAGATTCTATATATTATTCCCAACGCTATCTTTTTTTCCGGGTGCCATCGTTTCTGTTGCCTGTAGGTTCCTTGTATCCTGTAGCACACGGCTGTAGTGCGAGATATTAAGCACAAAAATAAAAGTAATCACTTCAGATCAAAAGTCTATCATCGATCTATTAGCAATTGACGATAATTCCCAGCTTAGTCGACGTGAAAAACGTACCATATCAAACCAAATACCACCAGCAAAGGTGGATTGGCTTTTCCCCTGACTCTTAAACCCAACACTTTCATAAAAACTCATCAAGTAGTCATGCGCGATCAGAACAACCTTTCTCGCCCCAAAACATCCTCTCCTGAGATGCTCAAGGTACGCCCGGACGAGAGCtctcccaatcttcttgccCTGATACTCCGGTGAAACAGCAACAGAATGGATTGCAATGGTATCACCATACTTATGATTCCCGATCAACTCATTATTGACAAAGACTGGCTCATCATCCAGTGCTCGCCAATTCTCCGGCATTGACATCGATCCGTCGGTGATACGTGTGTAGGGAGAGCGGACCGCGATGACATGTCCAATAAGTGTAGGTGAATCTGAGTCTTGCTCATTCTCAACAAAGAGTCCCAGGCATAGCTCAGGACAGGCTCCCAGACGATAGCAGAACTTGGATTGCGTCAGAAGAAACAATCGTTGGTATTGCTCTGTTGGCTCAGTCTTCGGCTTACCTTTTCCTCGGAGCATCGTTCAGCCTCTGTAAAGGCTTCCTCGACGGCTACGCAAATCTTCACGTCTTCTTTGCTCAGAGTTCGGGTGAATGCATTAATTCCGCCGAGGTTTGGAATGTGGATGTTGGTCTGGTTCATGGTGTGATGCTTATATTAAGTTGTGAGGTCAGGTAATAAAAAATAGAAAACAAGAAGGCAATCTAACATGTAATTTGAAGAAATATAAGCAATTGCCGTTCTAAGGAGTCAAGGGTATTTCTATACTGGCGGAGTAAGACAAATCGGAGTATTCGGACCGGAGTGTTCGGCGTGAGTAACCCCCGTGGAGAGTGCGATCGTCGATCACTGCGGAAAACGTGGAATCTGGATCTTTTGTAGTGGTTGAATATCATAGATTTGATGCATCATTTGCAGATATTAAAGAGCTTGACCCCGTATTAACTACACCGCTACTGAGTGGCGGGCAGCATACAAAATATGGTGGTCAATTTTGGTCTACACACTTGCTAGAACTCATGGTGTCCACTACATTTCTCAGCTGTAGCTGAGGCAGGGAAGATGCAGTTcaagttttcttttttttgcttaTTTTGGGGGCCTCGTTGCTGATAAGAGAAGGACTGGGTCTTCCATTTATGAGCAGCCCTTGAGGCGGATCGGAGATGAGATATTGTACAAACTGACCTGTTAATATTACAAAGTGCAAAGCATCGCTTCCAGCCTTTCAGAGTTTCGCCAACAAAGACTCGACAAACGTGCGCAGTCTATCCAATGTGACATCCTGCTTCACATCTAGCCGACGGCACTGCACCTCCAGGgtctgcttcttcttccacccATTGCCAACAATAACAATAATGGGGTATCCAATCAAATCTGCGTCACCAAGTTTCCAGCCCATACCCTTATCCCGGTCATCTAAAATGACATCAACAGGAGCTGCAGCATCGCCGGCAAGACTGTCATACACCTGATCCGCAACGGTTTCCAGCCCCTTTCCCGAGACCACCACAACCTCGTAGGGCGCCACAGCGCGTGGCCAATTGAGTCCCTTGGAATCAGCAAGTCGGTTTGCGACTGCAGAGATCATACGCGAGACACCGATACCATGACATCCCATCTGCATCGGCACGATTTGTTCCTTGGCGGAAGATTTCGCATCGGTATCTGAAGATCCCTCAAGAAGAGCGGAGTTGACAGAAACAGACGCATTCAGGACTTTACTGTACCGCGTTCCCAAGTGAAATGTGTGTCCTAGCTCCACAGCAGAGTGACTAGTTAACGATCCATGCGCACACTGCGAGCACCGGTCTCCGTTGTGCACACGGACAAGGCTGAGTTGGTTTGAAGTCCCGGGGAATCGGTCCAGTTTGGAGTAATCTATGTCCGCAGCTGTACAGCCAACTTTAAGGAGAAGATCACTCAGCGGCGGGCGCTGGTATACCCGCACCTGCGAGTCGTATAAATCCAAAACCCGCGGCTTCTGTGTGGAAGATTTGTTTGCCTTTACGTGGGCGGTCCATCGGTCCAGTGGGTTCTCCACGCTCAGATCGAGATCAATACCAGCGGCGGCCGCCACGGCCTTGACGGCGTGTGAATTAATATGGCGCTCCACGGGCTCTGTCGCACCTTCCTGCATGGAGAATTTGGGGTGCCAGCTCCGCACGATGGTGTTGCTATCATGAGAGACAGCCATCCACATGCCAGTTGAGATTGTTGGTCTACCTTCGACAAGTGCATCATCCGTCTGAAATCCAGGCGCAGTGTTTTGCTCGGACCCCGCAGAGCTGTGCGTCTTGCCGTCTGCGAGTTCTTCGTTATAGACATGGTCACAGTGTGAGCAGCTCACCACATCGTCCTCGCCCTTCGGGCTGATGAAGTGGTATTCATGGCTCAATGAGCCACCCATATTCCCCGAGTCCGCTGCCGCGACTAGGTAGGGAATCTTGAGTTCATTAAAGAATTGAGTGTAGGCATTTTTGACTGCCTCATATGTTTTCAGTGCTTCGCTGACACTGTAGTCGAATGTATAGAGGTCTTTCATGATGAATTCCCGCCCACGAAGCAGGCCCTGTCTGGGCCGCGCTTCGTCCCGGTACTTTCGCGCTTCATTGATTTTTCTGTTAGTCAAATTTACCAAAAGTTACATGAACAAAAAACCTCACAAATTTGATACACCCGCAAAGGCAGGCTCTTGTATGAT
It contains:
- a CDS encoding Major facilitator superfamily domain, general substrate transporter, producing MDQISSEWRHMIEDIGEGKARPEASDQLPSSISLIPLLETAHHVFAQAFRINVPLMLWPEAWFPGDDRQCPMWLRPWIQFPQQQEETWNRILHASQLVTASIFPPQIALEHTAQTLQWYPVHSEDTLKQFAHRTLDDYLGTVVNFLEHEDTLRYRFSIRGQLKFDRPRECCVSVAKFGFEEPAYAVLYMPSFSLTVPELVAGLHATAPLDSFDEEPTTFEEHATAIVVHAIVRIYSRMMGSGRRYGYIYTGEALVFLHIPLHDCTIVEYYLCVPARDVDFHGYDPHSNWVRRTALGQVLAFALQSLAATPPSQEWQDAVYQSYRPLEDDYSIIMPQAPDDIRLRPPPEFMYENSFWTRFWENLLQARIPTGHTEVPGLPTSGSSDFCNPYCTQECLLGTFEKGALDENCPNAAQHGVGRHQISSQEICDMMNEQLRANRYRGFEQLHIVGRTCYLLKASLLSHGYTMLIKATSASRSHKINTELNNYESLMSLQGSQIPVCLGMFSPKIPYWYHGVQMEYMLLLSWSGIRTDQHVTLETSQFLDQEMRKLQDKLQEHGAVQKDSAFRNLLWNPMSQSFVMVDLEDLKWLTRSAKSSEGHESQQAQFNTDEIQSSGYLGDAEK
- a CDS encoding Polyamine acetyltransferase; the encoded protein is MNQTNIHIPNLGGINAFTRTLSKEDVKICVAVEEAFTEAERCSEEKFCYRLGACPELCLGLFVENEQDSDSPTLIGHVIAVRSPYTRITDGSMSMPENWRALDDEPVFVNNELIGNHKYGDTIAIHSVAVSPEYQGKKIGRALVRAYLEHLRRGCFGARKVVLIAHDYLMSFYESVGFKSQGKSQSTFAGGIWFDMTFDLK
- a CDS encoding Prolyl-tRNA synthetase, class IIa, bacterial-type, with amino-acid sequence MRSLGASKVSLSSISSQELWAQSGRLTDGSELFRFNDRKDTPFLLAPTHEEEITTLVGNLTTSYKSLPLRVYQISRKYRDEARPRQGLLRGREFIMKDLYTFDYSVSEALKTYEAVKNAYTQFFNELKIPYLVAAADSGNMGGSLSHEYHFISPKGEDDVVSCSHCDHVYNEELADGKTHSSAGSEQNTAPGFQTDDALVEGRPTISTGMWMAVSHDSNTIVRSWHPKFSMQEGATEPVERHINSHAVKAVAAAAGIDLDLSVENPLDRWTAHVKANKSSTQKPRVLDLYDSQVRVYQRPPLSDLLLKVGCTAADIDYSKLDRFPGTSNQLSLVRVHNGDRCSQCAHGSLTSHSAVELGHTFHLGTRYSKVLNASVSVNSALLEGSSDTDAKSSAKEQIVPMQMGCHGIGVSRMISAVANRLADSKGLNWPRAVAPYEVVVVSGKGLETVADQVYDSLAGDAAAPVDVILDDRDKGMGWKLGDADLIGYPIIVIVGNGWKKKQTLEVQCRRLDVKQDVTLDRLRTFVESLLAKL